The following are encoded in a window of Pocillopora verrucosa isolate sample1 unplaced genomic scaffold, ASM3666991v2 scaffold_1, whole genome shotgun sequence genomic DNA:
- the LOC136278403 gene encoding uncharacterized protein: MNGQPVCDIKNCPSTQESCHPACEEGGHGSVLGLVGCSTIETMRCRGQENICSDKESGVSGTGLIHCAGENSSARIGEDGIKKCRTGVSPFSPDKTMEEVSTSTTDKDTELSNENNIQASEPDDEDLVLYELLKPPYDASHELPTLQMLYSKEERKVFQGLNPITEQYLFKLRKEKGINVPRGCYHAVMTTEEMVDFDYWRQVRKGKSRQRFFHYRWDRAFEVWTKETTEELIDVASILERVDSDGWVLLNITEQYHYEMWRDWKWRQLEEKDLL; this comes from the exons ATGAATGGGCAACCAGTAtgtgacattaaaaattgtcCCAGTACCCAAGAAAGTTGTCATCCAGCTTGTGAAGAAGGTGGCCATGGAAGTGTCCTTGGGCTAGTTGGTTGCTCTACCATTGAAACTATGAGATGTAGGGGTCAAGAGAATATTTGCAGTGACAAAGAATCTGGAGTAAGTGGTACAGGACTTATACATTGTGCTGGTGAAAACAGCAGTGCAAGAATAGGTGAAGATGGAATTAAGAAATGCAGAACAGGAGTGAGTCCATTTAGTCCTGACAAAAccatggaagaggtttct ACATCAACTACGGACAAAGACACAgagttgtcaaatgaaaacaatattcaag ccagtgaaccagatgatgaagatttggTCTTGTATGAGCTCCTCAAGCCTCCTTATGATGCTTCTCACGAG cttCCAACCCTACAGATGCTCTATTctaaagaagaaaggaaggtattccaaggccttaaccccatcactgagcaatatcttttcaaactaaggaaggagaaagggataaatgttccaagagggtgttaccatgcagtgatgacaacagaaGAAATGGTAGATTTTGATTACTGGAGGCAGGTAAGGAAGGGGAAGTCgagacaaagatttttccattacAGGTGGGATAGAGCCTTCGAAGTTTGGACCAAGGAGACCACAGAAGAGTTGATAGATGTGGCAAGTATCTTAGAGCGAGTTGATAGTGATGGATGGGTCTTATTGAACATCACAGAACAGTATCACTATGAaatgtggagagactggaaatggaggcaacttgaggagaaagaccttttgtaa